A part of Setaria viridis chromosome 8, Setaria_viridis_v4.0, whole genome shotgun sequence genomic DNA contains:
- the LOC117833483 gene encoding oligouridylate-binding protein 1B, which yields MHQQQQRMKQAAAAAAAAAQQQQQQLMQQALLLQQQQQQPQPPLFPGQHPHPGLLAAPQIEPIVSGNLPPGFDSSTCRSVYVGNIHLQVTDAVLQEVFQSIGPVEGCKLIRKEKSSFGFIDYYDRRSAALAIMSLNGRQLYGQPIKVNWAYTSTQREDTSGHFNIFVGDLCPEITDAALFAFFSGYSTCSDARVMWDQKTGRSRGFGFVSFRNQQDAQNAINDLNGKWLGNRQIRCNWATKGANAGEEKQSVDTKVDQTNGSSEAGQENPNEVGPENNPLFTTVYVGGLPHEASNNDVHLFFHSLGAGLIEEVRVTRDKGFGFVRYSTHEEAALAIQMGNGQLIGGRPIRCSWGNKPTPPGTASSPLPPPAPSPFLAGVSATDFLAYQRLALSKIAANPALMGQHALKQATLGMDTGASQAIYDGGFQGINAATAAAQQQQQQQQLMYF from the exons atgcaccagcagcagcagcggatgaagcaggcggcggcggcggcggcggccgcggcgcagcagcagcagcagcagctgatgCAGCAGGCGCTgctcctgcagcagcagcagcagcagccgcagccgccctTGTTCCCCGGGCAACACCCGCACcccggcctcctcgccgcgccgcaG ATAGAGCCCATAGTTAGCGGAAACCTTCCTCCTGGGTTTGATTCAAGCACATGCCGCAGCGT GTATGTTGGCAATATCCATCTTCAAGTGACGGACGCAGTACTGCAGGAAGTCTTCCAAAGTATTGGTCCAGTAGAAGGTTGCAAGCTcatcagaaaagaaaag TCGTCTTTTGGTTTCATTGACTACTATGACCGCCGATCTGCTGCACTAGCAATTATGTCTCTCAATGGCAGACAACT GTATGGTCAGCCAATAAAAGTCAATTGGGCATATACAAGTACTCAGAGGGAGGATACATCAG GCCATTTTAATATTTTTGTTGGGGACCTTTGCCCTGAAATCACTGATGCCGCCTTGTTTGCGTTTTTCTCTGGATACTCTACCTGCTC AGATGCTAGGGTTATGTGGGACCAGAAAACAGGACGATCCAGAGGGTTTGGTTTTGTTTCTTTCAGGAACCAGCAG GATGCTCAAAATGCGATAAATGATTTGAACG GTAAGTGGCTTGGCAACCGCCAAATTCGTTGCAATTGGGCAACGAAAGGCGCTAATGCTGGTGAAGAGAAACAAAGTGTGGACACTAAAGTGGACCAGACAAATGGTTCATCAG AAGCTGGACAGGAGAATCCAAATGAAGTTGGTCCTGAAAACAACCCACTCTTTACCACTGTTTATGTTGGTGGTCTTCCTCATGAG GCCAGCAACAATGATGTTCACCTGTTTTTTCATTCACTTGGGGCTGGCTTAATTGAGGAGGTCCGTGTAACGCGTGACAAGGGCTTTGGCTTTGTGAGGTACAGCACCCATGAGGAAGCGGCACTGGCAATTCAGATGGGCAATGGTCAACTGATTGGCGGGAGGCCGATAAGG TGCTCCTGGGGAAACAAGCCAACTCCGCCAGGGACAGCATCTTCGCCGCTTCCCCCTCCGGCGCCATCTCCATTCCTCGCCGGTGTTTCCGCAACTGACTTCCTGGCCTACCAGCGTCTGGCCCTGAGCAAGATCGCCGCGAACCCAGCCCTGATGGGCCAACACGCCCTGAAGCAGGCCACGCTGGGGATGGACACCGGAGCCAGCCAGGCTATCTACGATGGTGGCTTCCAGGGCATCAAtgctgccactgccgccgcccagcagcagcagcagcagcaacagctcaTGTACTTCTAG
- the LOC117833340 gene encoding monosaccharide-sensing protein 2: MKSTVFSAVVVSIGYALLGWDFAALLEANGHMEKEFELENLPSIEGITIAVSAFGAIVITIFSGSLLDWLGRRAVLVQSSLLLLSGGLLMLWSPNIYILLLARLIVGSGSGLVFTCVPIYISEISPSTMRGLLVTMPQFMFFIGTIFSYCLIFWLTLMPSPKWRIMIGAIFAPSIVYLALLVYYLPESPRWLVSDGKISEARVSLQWLRGKKHDISGEISTIVEGVDFISDTAIGTAQAQSFSRISSSQIWPNNTFYWHLSDPLVDLLGSIHETMSEATGSRRNSFFPVFNSFSFPEHEHMNEHRDDNSDQQTRGVYYAGEANNGDGLRTSLLSQTANVEVNDTNTSFTSEGSSSYLRRHGTSAFAQEFVASFIDNDIEEEDEETHGMALPYQPAYRYMENTRRHPCRYRILRLSETADMKSKWRVLLQPGIRHALCYGMLIQALQQSAGISVLLRYTPEILEQVGVVSLFSDIGLSPHSTSILISALNALLLLPCITAAMLLMDVCGRRALILATTPILMLSLSVMSLSTLVDMGSLERAILFHLALTICFCSYVVGLGPIPNILCSEMFPTKARATCVSFCSLSFWFGGLLSAYCFPVMLSTIGLGGACGIYALVCCIPLCLVYYRIPETRTLNLELIAEVFKLSRQLPYVQ; the protein is encoded by the exons ATGAAGTCAACGGTGTTTTCTGCAGTTGTTGTTTCAATTGGTTATGCATTACTTGGATGGGATTTTGCAGCATTGTTAG AGGCTAACGGTCATATGGAAAAGGAATTTGAATTGGAGAATTTACCTTCTATTGAGGGTATAACCATAGCAGTCTCAGCATTTGGGGCTATTGTGATAACAATATTCTCTGGATCCCTATTAGATTGGCTTGGAAGACGTGCCGTACTGGTTCAATCATCTCTGCTATTATTGTCGGGTGGTCTCCTGATGCTGTGGTCTCCTAACATCTATATTCTACTTCTAGCTAGGTTAATTGTTGGATCAGGAAGTGGTTTGGTTTTCACCTGTGTCCCTATTTATATATCTGAAATATCTCCTTCAACTATGAGGGGATTACTAGTAACTATGCCACAGTTCATGTTCTTCATAGGAACTATCTTTTCCTATTGCCTGATATTCTGGTTAACACTGATGCCTTCACCTAAGTGGAGAATTATGATTGGTGCAATCTTTGCTCCTTCCATTGTCTACTTGGCTTTGTTGGTGTACTACTTGCCAGAGTCACCTAGGTGGCTTGTAAGTGATGGAAAGATTAGTGAGGCCAGAGTTTCTCTACAGTGGCTTAGAGGGAAGAAGCATGATATTTCAG GAGAAATTAGTACTATTGTGGAAGGTGTGGACTTTATCTCTGACACAGCCATTGGCACTGCTCAGGCTCAAAGTTTCTCTAGAATCAGTTCTAGCCAGATTTGGCCCAACAATACTTTTTATTGGCACCTTTCAGACCCACTAGTTGATCTTCTTGGAAGCATTCATGAGACTATGTCAGAAGCAACAGGAAGTAGACGGAATAGTTTCTTCCCCGTCTTCAACAGTTTTTCTTTTCCAGAACATGAACATATGAACGAGCATAGGGATGATAACAGTGATCAACAGACCAGGGGGGTTTATTATGCTGGAGAAGCTAATAATGGAGATGGTTTGCGAACTTCTCTGCTTTCTCAGACAGCAAATGTTGAAGTTAACGATACAAATACATCTTTTACTTCTGAAGGGAGCTCTTCATATTTAAGAAGGCATGGTACATCAGCATTTGCGCAAGAGTTTGTGGCATCTTTTATTGATAATGacattgaagaagaagatgaagaaaccCATGGGATGGCATTGCCTTACCAGCCTGCATATCGGTATATGGAAAACACTAGGCGACATCCATGCAGATATCGAATCCTCCGGCTATCTGAAACAGCTGATATGAAGTCTAAATGGCGGGTGCTTCTTCAGCCAGGAATCAGGCATGCCTTGTGTTATGGCATGCTAATTCAAGCTCTTCAGCAG TCAGCAGGAATCAGTGTCCTTCTCCGCTACACTCCTGAAATACTTGAACAGGTTGGAGTGGTTAGTTTGTTTTCAGACATTGGACTTTCTCCTCATTCAACATCAATTCTCATAAGTGCCCTTAATGCTTTGCTGTTGCTCCCTTGTATAACTGCTGCAATGCTGCTGATGGATGTCTGCGGGAGAAG GGCTCTTATACTGGCCACTACTCCAATCCTGATGTTATCACTGAGCGTTATGTCTTTGTCCACCCTGGTGGATATGGGATCATTGGAGCGTGCCATCCTCTTCCACCTCGCGTTAACCATTTGCTTCTGCTCCTACGTTGTTGGTTTGGGGCCGATACCCAACATTCTCTGCTCTGAGATGTTCCCAACCAAGGCCCGTGCGACCTGCGTGAGCTTCTGTTCTCTTTCCTTCTGGTTCGGAGGTCTGCTTTCAGCATACTGCTTCCCTGTGATGCTGAGTACCATCGGGCTCGGCGGAGCATGTGGGATCTATGCACTTGTGTGTTGCATTCCTCTTTGTCTCGTCTACTATAGAATACCGGAGACGAGGACGCTTAACTTGGAGTTAATCGCCGAGGTCTTCAAGCTTTCAAGGCAGCTGCCGTATGTACAGTAG
- the LOC117866331 gene encoding uncharacterized protein, translating to MVTLLAFRLRLLPLLALLPLLLLHPTALAEDGADAAALLRLKQSLSDPTGRLDAWSASSPSPPCDAARPWPGVQCYKGVLVGLRLTHMNLSGKFDFAAVAKLPGLHSVNLKHNNFSGALAATSVGAARSLRALYLSFNQFSGPVPADVFTNLRWLKKLYLNGNNVTGPLPADAIAAAPRLIELHLDRNEINGSIPFKLPASLKLFNVSHNRLTGSIPPDIARRFDPSAFAGNTGLCGSPGSDTAVCVAAGPAPPPAMPPPTPADHMAVEEETSVFVVIGIILLVILLVTGAMVLMLRQDERNSATPAYDYYAAAGASAPGAVAGSSKASGGAEMVAVDVAGGGSSSSHGGAGGGRRMGEFVLLTDDIPAFGLPDLMKASAEVLGNGTLGSAYKAAMRNGVTVAVKRMRDMNRAGREEFEQHVHMLGELRHPNVLPPVGYHYRKEEKLIVSEYMPHGSLLYILHGDQSPNRVVLDWPARARIAVGVARGLAFLHEKLGIPAGRLVSMDGADFDAPPPPPPHGNLKSGNILLDADMEPRLVDYGFFPLVNAAQAPQAMFAFRSPEGATRGAVSARSDVYCLGVVLLELVTGRFPSQYLLSARGGTDVVHWAAGAVAEGGERELVDPAIAAGGGCDAAVRLLRVGVHCAKPEPECRPTVAEAAWMVEEIAAGNAS from the exons ATGGTCACCCTCCTCGCcttccggctccggctcctccctctcctcgccctcctccccctcctcctcctccaccccaccGCCCTCGCCGAGGATggcgccgacgcggcggcgctcctccgGCTGAAGCAGTCGCTCTCGGACCCCACCGGCAGGCTGGATGCCTGGTCGGCgtcctcgccatcgccgccgtgcGACGCCGCGAGACCATGGCCCGGCGTCCAGTGCTACAAGGGCGTCCTCGTCGGGCTCCGGCTCACGCACATGAACCTCTCCGGGAAGTTCGacttcgccgccgtcgccaagcTCCCGGGGCTCCACTCCGTCAACCTCAAGCACAACAACTTCTCCGGCGCGCTGGCGGCGACGAGCGTCGGCGCCGCCCGCAGCCTCCGCGCGCTGTACCTCTCCTTCAACCAATTCTCCGGACCGGTCCCCGCCGACGTGTTCACCAACCTGCGGTGGCTCAAGAAGCTCTACCTCAACGGCAACAACGTGACGGGCCCGCTGCCGGcggacgccatcgccgccgcgccgcgcctcaTCGAGCTCCACCTCGACCGCAACGAGATCAACGGGTCCATCCCGTTCAAGCTCCCCGCGTCGCTGAAGCTGTTCAACGTCTCCCACAACCGCCTCACCGGCTCGATCCCGCCGGACATCGCAAGGCGCTTCGACCCGTCGGCGTTCGCCGGGAACACCGGCCTGTGCGGCTCGCCCGGGAGCGACACCGCGGTGTGCGTGGCGGCCgggcccgcaccgccgccggcaatgccgccgcccacgccggcgGACCACATGGCCGTCGAGGAGGAGACCAGCGTGTTCGTGGTCATCGGCAtcatcctcctcgtcatcctgcTGGTCACCGGCGCAATGGTGCTGATGCTCCGGCAGGACGAGCGGAACAGCGCCACGCCCGCGTACGACTACtacgccgccgcgggcgcaaGCGCGCCGGGCGCCGTGGCCGGCTCGAGCaaggccagcggcggcgcggagatGGTGGCCGTGgacgtggccggcggcgggtcgtCGAGCAGCCacggaggcgccggcggcgggcggcggatgggCGAGTTCGTCCTGCTGACCGACGACATCCCCGCCTTCGGGCTGCCGGACCTGATGAAGGCCTCCGCCGAGGTGCTCGGCAACGGCACCCTCGGGTCGGCGTACAAGGCCGCCATGCGCAACGGCGTGACCGTCGCCGTGAAGCGCATGCGCGACATGAaccgcgccggccgcgaggAGTTCGAGCAGCACGTCCACATGCTCGGCGAGCTCCGCCACCCCAACGTCCTGCCCCCCGTCGGCTACCACTACCGCAAGGAGGAGAAGCTCATCGTCTCCGAGTACATGCCCCACGGCAGCCTCCTCTACATCCTCCACG GCGATCAGAGCCCGAACAGGGTGGTGCTGGACtggccggcgagggcgaggatcGCCGTGGGGGTGGCGCGGGGGCTGGCGTTCCTGCACGAGAAGCTGGGGATCCCGGCGGGGCGGCTGGTGAGCATGGACGGCGCGGACttcgacgcgccgccgccgccgccgccgcacgggaACCTCAAGTCCGgcaacatcctcctcgacgccgaCATGGAGCCCCGGCTGGTGGACTACGGATTCTTCCCGCTGGTGAACGCGGCGCAGGCGCCGCAGGCCATGTTCGCGTTCCGGTCGCCGGAGGGCGCCACGCGGGGCGCCGTGTCGGCGCGCTCCGACGTGTACTGCCTCGGCGTCGTGCTCCTCGAGCTCGTCACGGGGAGGTTCCCGTCGCAGTACCTCCTCAGCGCGCGGGGGGGCACCGACGTCGTGCACTGGGCGGCGGGCGCCGTCGCGGAGGGTGGCGAGAGGGAGCTCGTCGACCCGGCCATCGCCGCGGGCGGAGGATGTGACGCCGCCGTCAGGCTGCTACGGGTCGGCGTCCACTGCGCCAAGCCGGAGCCGGAGTGCCGGCCCAccgtggcggaggcggcgtggatggtggaGGAGATCGCCGCCGGCAATGCGTCGTGA
- the LOC117834128 gene encoding disease resistance protein Pik-2: MELAVGASEATLRSLLGKLGSLLAEEYSLIRGVRGNIQFINDELASMQCFLSTLSSSDEGHDDQTEGWMKQVRDVAYDIEDCVDDFTHSLNSEPQDDGWQAAIRRTLYEIRTWKLRRDIAARIAELKERAQHVGDRRSRYGVPDPKPGKKKSNLGGATGYLAAEHQETIRQLIGIMKPVGVKDLADLEKWISSDESRKQRGVLSIVGFGGVGKTTVAMALYRKHGPQFQCRAMVTVSQNADPEVVLRDILNQVKPQANNGEQQGKDSSRDISEKRIPVIGGILSRFRQPSPNKEKDGNAGQDKHNQIKSELENYLRGTRYLLLIDDVWSSSTWQNIKKCFPENGEGSRIIVTTRFQAVAVTCSSRKDHDHIHPVDVLSGDEPKILFQTTLSEHRGTGDHQSRLNKIPDRVWKMCGGLPLAIVTMAGLTASKPLLNHDDWLNLCKSLFPEPERCRKPEDFMRIINYCYNDMPSDIKICSLYLSIFPKGRKVSRKRLIRRWIAEGFVREKQGLSVEDVAETCFNQLIERKIMRPVEHSSNGRVKSCQVHDMVLEYIISKAAEEDFITVVGSHWSMPTRSNKVRRLSLHNSDPRRTKSVDRMNMSHVRSLTVFGSMDKLQFKSLKTELVQVLDLEGCTGLRESHVKVSDICQMIQLKYLSLRRTDIKELPPKVSKLRNLETLDVRETEVDQLPVTIGQLERINNILGGDKRTRKTLKVPKELKGTMKTLRILSGIEIVEGSTTASDIGYFTGLRKLAIYRIHKSDEIFKDLLSSIQYLSGYSLQTLVIDDKSSEFFKTLDSMSSYPTDLRALELSGKLLKLPKWLNGLEELVKLTLSGTALRTDNLLLLRNLSSLFSLTFSISKNHDPAIAAILEKNKSDSGGEIFFPAGGFRKLKLLRIFVPLLPSVNFAKNATPQLEKLELRFKMLEGLHGLDELGMLHDVLLTVNTQANEMTKSRVECLKKEKTPSSKYTLNVNKYHD; encoded by the exons atggagttggcagtagGCGCATCGGAGGCTACCCTGAGGTCCCTCCTGGGCAAGCTCGGCAGCCTCCTCGCGGAGGAGTACTCCCTGATCCGGGGCGTCCGCGGCAACATCCAGTTCATCAACGACGAGCTCGCCAGTATGCAGTGCTTCCTCAGCACCCTCAGCAGCAGCGACGAGGGCCACGACGACCAGACTGAAGGCTGGATGAAGCAGGTCCGCGACGTTGCCTACGACATCGAGGACTGCGTCGACGACTTCACCCACAGCCTCAACTCCGAACCTCAAGACGACGGTTGGCAGGCCGCCATCCGCCGGACCCTGTACGAGATCCGGACATGGAAGCTCCGCCGCGACATCGCCGCCAGGATCGCCGAGCTCAAGGAGCGCGCGCAGCATGTGGGTGACCGCCGCAGCAGGTATGGGGTCCCAGATCCGAAGCCtggcaagaagaagagcaacttGGGTGGTGCGACGGGTTACTTAGCTGCTGAGCATCAGGAGACGATCCGTCAGCTCATCGGCATCATGAAGCCCGTGGGAGTGAAGGATTTGGCGGATCTGGAGAAGTGGATCTCCTCCGATGAGAGCAGGAAGCAGCGTGGCGTGCTGTCCATTGTCGGATTTGGCGGCGTGGGGAAGACAACCGTTGCAATGGCGCTCTACCGGAAACACGGGCCTCAGTTCCAGTGCCGTGCAATGGTCACCGTGTCTCAGAACGCGGATCCTGAAGTTGTCCTCAGGGACATACTGAATCAAGTCAAGCCGCAGGCGAACAATGGGGAGCAGCAAGGCAAAGACAGCAGCAGGGACATTTCGGAGAAGAGGATTCCAGTTATCGGAGGCATATTGAGCCGATTTAGACAGCCGTCTCCAAATAAAGAGAAGGATGGCAACGCTGGGCAGGACAAGCACAACCAGATAAAATCGGAGTTGGAGAATTACCTTCGAGGCACAAG GTACCTACTTTTAATTGATGATGTCTGGTCATCATCTACATGGCAGAATATTAAGAAATGTTTTCCTGAAAATGGAGAGGGAAGCAGGATAATTGTGACCACACGGTTTCAAGCTGTCGCCGTGACATGCTCTTCTCGCAAAGACCATGACCATATCCATCCAGTTGATGTTCTTTCTGGTGATGAGCCCAAAATATTATTCCAGACAACTTTGTCTGAGCATAGAGGTACTGGAGACCATCAATCAAGACTGAACAAAATTCCAGATAGAGTTTGGAAGATGTGTGGTGGCTTGCCATTGGCCATAGTTACCATGGCAGGTCTCACAGCATCCAAACCCTTGTTGAACCATGACGACTGGTTGAATCTTTGCAAATCTTTGTTTCCAGAGCCAGAAAGATGCCGTAAACCAGAGGATTTTATGAGGATAATCAATTACTGCTACAATGACATGCCTAGTGATATCAAGATTTGCTCTTTGTATTTAAGCATATTTCCTAAAGGCCGCAAAGTTAGTAGGAAGCGGCTGATCAGAAGATGGATAGCGGAAGGTTTTGTTAGGGAGAAGCAAGGTTTGAGCGTTGAGGATGTTGCAGAGACATGCTTTAATCAGCTGATTGAAAGGAAGATAATGCGGCCTGTAGAGCACAGCAGCAATGGGAGGGTGAAAAGTTGCCAGGTCCATGACATGGTACTTGAATACATCATTTCCAAGGCAGCCGAAGAGGATTTCATCACTGTAGTTGGTAGCCACTGGTCCATGCCAACACGTAGCAACAAAGTTCGTAGGCTTTCCCTCCACAACAGTGACCCCAGGCGTACAAAGAGTGTTGATAGGATGAACATGTCCCATGTTCGGTCCCTGACTGTGTTCGGGAGCATGGACAAACTGCAGTTCAAATCACTCAAAACTGAACTGGTCCAAGTACTAGATCTCGAAGGCTGCACAGGTTTGAGGGAGAGCCATGTCAAGGTCTCAGACATATGCCAAATGATTCAACTCAAGTATCTAAGCCTGCGAAGAACAGATATTAAAGAACTTCCCCCAAAAGTTTCCAAGCTCAGGAACTTAGAGACTCTAGATGTAAGGGAGACAGAGGTTGATCAGCTGCCGGTAACTATAGGACAGCTTGAACGGATAAATAACATACTTGGTGGAGATAAGAGAACACGGAAAACACTGAAAGTTCCTAAAGAGCTCAAGGGAACAATGAAAACCTTACGCATATTGTCAGGGATTGAGATAGTGGAGGGATCAACAACTGCATCAGACATCGGTTACTTTACTGGGCTGAGGAAGTTGGCAATTTACAGGATCCACAAGAGTGATGAGATATTTAAAGATTTGCTCTCCTCTATCCAATACCTCAGTGGTTATTCTCTCCAAACTCTTGTAATCGATGACAAGTcatctgaatttttcaaaaccCTGGACTCAATGTCATCCTATCCAACAGATCTGAGAGCTCTTGAGCTGTCTGGCAAGTTGCTTAAACTGCCAAAGTGGCTCAATGGTCTCGAGGAGCTCGTCAAGTTAACTCTTTCAGGGACAGCTCTCCGGACAGATAACTTACTTCTCCTTAGAAATCTAAGTTCACTGTTTTCCCTCACCTTTTCGATCAGTAAGAACCATGATCCTGCAATAGCAGCCATTCTCGAGAAAAACAAGTCTGATTCAGGAGGAGAGATCTTTTTCCCAGCTGGAGGATTCAGAAAGCTCAAACTGCTTCGCATATTTGTTCCTCTCCTTCCATCAGTCAACTTTGCAAAGAATGCTACACCACAGCTAGAAAAGCTTGAACTGCGTTTCAAAATGTTGGAAGGTCTTCATGGCCTGGACGAACTTGGAATGCTCCATGATGTGCTCTTAACAGTTAATACCCAAGCAAATGAGATGACAAAATCGAGAGTTGAGTGtttgaaaaaggagaaaaccCCATCATCGAAGTACACCCTAAATGTGAACAAGTATCATGATTGA